In the genome of Paenibacillus pabuli, one region contains:
- a CDS encoding RNA-guided endonuclease InsQ/TnpB family protein gives MSQTITVMVKLLPTQEQIQLLQQSSHEYIRVVNTLVAEMVEEKRRLKKTTKDIPANLPSAVKNQAIKDANSVFSTKVKKSKYAIIPILKKPICVWNNQNYSFDFTHISIPFMVEGKSKRLKIRALFIGRDHRNVDLLKHKLGTLRVTKSSGKWVAQIAVTMPTTEKTGMRILGVDLGLKVPAVAITDNDHARFFGNGRENKYKKRKFRSVRQKLGKQKKVNAIRKLDDKEQRWMKDKDHKVSREIVHFAVENKTSVIRLEQLTNIRQTTRTSRKNEKNLHTWSFYRLAQFIEYKANMAGIKVEYVNPAYSSQTCPECSKKNKAQDRRYTCPCGFKKHRDIVGAMNIRYATVIGGNSQSA, from the coding sequence ATGTCTCAGACCATAACGGTTATGGTGAAGCTGCTGCCGACTCAAGAGCAGATCCAACTATTGCAACAAAGTAGTCATGAATATATCCGAGTTGTGAATACACTCGTGGCCGAGATGGTAGAAGAAAAGAGAAGGTTGAAGAAGACAACAAAAGACATTCCTGCTAATCTACCAAGTGCAGTAAAAAATCAAGCGATTAAAGATGCGAATAGTGTGTTCTCTACCAAAGTTAAGAAAAGCAAATACGCAATCATACCGATCCTAAAGAAACCGATTTGCGTATGGAATAACCAAAACTATTCTTTTGACTTCACGCACATTTCCATTCCATTCATGGTAGAGGGAAAATCTAAGCGTTTAAAAATTCGTGCATTGTTCATAGGCAGGGACCATCGAAACGTTGACCTTTTGAAGCATAAACTGGGTACGCTCCGTGTCACGAAAAGCTCAGGGAAGTGGGTAGCCCAAATTGCTGTCACCATGCCAACAACTGAAAAAACGGGTATGCGGATTTTGGGCGTTGATTTAGGGCTGAAAGTCCCTGCCGTAGCCATCACAGATAATGATCACGCTCGCTTCTTTGGGAATGGGCGAGAAAACAAATACAAGAAACGGAAGTTTCGTAGTGTTCGTCAAAAGCTAGGAAAACAAAAGAAAGTGAACGCTATTCGCAAGTTAGATGATAAAGAACAACGATGGATGAAAGACAAAGACCACAAAGTCAGTCGTGAAATCGTTCATTTCGCAGTCGAAAATAAGACTTCTGTCATTCGCTTAGAGCAACTAACGAATATTAGGCAGACGACAAGAACAAGTCGTAAAAACGAAAAGAATCTACACACATGGTCATTCTACCGTTTGGCACAATTCATTGAATACAAAGCAAATATGGCAGGGATCAAAGTGGAATATGTGAACCCTGCATATTCAAGTCAAACCTGTCCAGAATGTTCAAAAAAGAACAAGGCGCAAGATAGAAGATATACGTGTCCATGTGGATTCAAGAAACATCGTGATATCGTTGGGGCGATGAATATTCGCTACGCAACTGTGATTGGCGGTAACAGTCAATCAGCCTAA
- the tnpA gene encoding IS200/IS605 family transposase, which produces MNEYRRTNTTVSLLNYHFVFCPRYRRKIFLKFEVEQRFKELVHEVCAELNIVIVAMECDKDHTHMFLNALPTLSPAEIMAKIKGVTSKKLREEFPHLLHLPSLWTRSYFVSTAGHVSSETIKRYVEQQKTRG; this is translated from the coding sequence ATGAATGAATATAGAAGAACAAACACAACCGTATCTTTGTTGAACTATCATTTTGTGTTCTGCCCACGATACAGGAGAAAGATATTTCTCAAATTTGAGGTAGAACAGCGCTTCAAGGAACTGGTGCATGAGGTATGTGCAGAGCTTAACATTGTGATTGTTGCCATGGAGTGCGACAAAGACCATACACATATGTTTCTCAATGCACTTCCAACCTTAAGCCCTGCTGAGATCATGGCAAAAATAAAAGGAGTCACATCAAAAAAACTACGAGAAGAGTTTCCCCACCTTCTGCATTTGCCCAGTTTGTGGACACGTTCCTATTTTGTTTCTACCGCTGGACATGTATCCAGTGAGACCATCAAGCGTTATGTTGAACAACAAAAGACAAGGGGGTGA
- a CDS encoding sensor histidine kinase codes for MKRQEPGFLHIARNVILVSLALFSCWTASFYLTRYVYSFIPWEPHELLSFLINAMLGFIFFGICITIIGPLVKGRQYEFFNEMILALKSISRGDFRVNLDAEFANRNGRQRNPHPFVQLVESINDMAANLKVMEDLRQEFISNVSHEIGSPLTSISGFARALKNKDMDQETREKYLTIIETECVRLSRLSDNLMKLAVLDSSEHASHKTTYRLDRQLVTLVLACEPQWDDKKIDMNVELEEVEIFADEDLMIQLWINLIHNAIKFTPEGGKIDVFLTQTEGKISVQITDSGPGITKQDQLRIFERFYKADQSRTRALGGSGLGLSIVHKIVEMHEGAVSVYSEPGEGATFTVQLPVLSA; via the coding sequence ATGAAGAGGCAGGAGCCTGGATTTCTTCATATTGCCAGAAACGTCATTCTGGTATCTCTGGCCCTGTTTTCCTGCTGGACAGCGTCTTTCTACCTTACGAGATATGTATATTCCTTTATCCCATGGGAACCGCATGAATTGCTTTCTTTTCTGATTAATGCCATGCTAGGATTCATTTTCTTTGGAATTTGCATTACAATTATAGGTCCGCTGGTTAAAGGCAGGCAGTACGAATTTTTTAATGAGATGATTCTGGCATTGAAAAGCATTTCCCGGGGCGATTTTCGTGTAAATCTAGACGCTGAATTTGCCAATAGAAATGGGAGACAGAGAAATCCCCACCCGTTTGTGCAGTTGGTTGAGAGCATCAATGATATGGCAGCAAATCTCAAAGTGATGGAAGATCTTCGTCAGGAATTCATCTCCAATGTATCACATGAGATCGGATCACCGCTCACGTCAATCAGCGGGTTCGCTAGAGCGTTGAAAAATAAAGATATGGACCAGGAGACGCGGGAAAAGTATCTGACGATTATTGAGACGGAATGTGTTCGTTTGTCCAGACTCAGTGATAATTTGATGAAGCTCGCCGTTCTGGATTCATCCGAGCATGCATCTCATAAAACAACATACCGATTGGACCGGCAGCTGGTGACTCTGGTTCTGGCCTGTGAACCCCAATGGGATGACAAGAAAATTGATATGAATGTAGAGCTGGAAGAAGTTGAAATCTTTGCTGATGAGGACTTGATGATTCAATTGTGGATTAATCTGATTCATAATGCAATCAAGTTCACACCAGAAGGTGGGAAAATTGATGTTTTCCTTACACAGACAGAAGGCAAAATCAGTGTACAAATTACTGACAGTGGACCTGGCATCACCAAGCAGGATCAGCTTCGCATATTTGAACGCTTCTACAAAGCGGATCAATCCCGTACACGTGCCTTGGGCGGCAGTGGGCTGGGCCTTTCCATCGTTCATAAAATTGTGGAGATGCATGAGGGCGCTGTTTCCGTGTACAGTGAACCGGGAGAAGGTGCGACATTTACAGTACAATTGCCGGTCCTTTCAGCCTAA
- a CDS encoding response regulator transcription factor translates to MPTILVADDDPNIRELVCLFLRNDGFETAEAADGKEALTVYNSSHVDLVVLDIMMPVMDGWALCKELRRANPDLPLLMLTARGETWEKVKGFELGTDDYLTKPFDPLELTARVRALLKRYKIGSTHTIQFGNVILDRQTYKVTRGTESLTLPLKEFELLYKLAGTPGQVYTREQLIDQIWGIDYAGDDRTVDVHIKRLRERFATTPDFRIETVRGLGYRLEVYE, encoded by the coding sequence ATGCCTACAATACTGGTTGCTGACGATGATCCGAACATTCGGGAACTCGTCTGTTTATTTTTGAGAAATGACGGATTCGAAACGGCTGAAGCTGCGGATGGCAAGGAAGCGCTGACCGTTTACAACTCATCACATGTCGATCTTGTCGTGCTTGATATTATGATGCCTGTTATGGACGGCTGGGCATTATGCAAGGAACTCCGCAGAGCCAATCCGGATCTCCCGTTACTCATGCTGACGGCGAGAGGAGAGACTTGGGAGAAGGTGAAAGGATTCGAATTGGGTACGGATGATTATTTGACGAAACCGTTTGATCCATTGGAGCTTACCGCACGTGTCCGAGCATTACTGAAAAGATATAAAATTGGCTCCACACACACAATCCAGTTTGGCAACGTCATTCTGGATCGTCAGACGTATAAGGTGACGAGAGGTACAGAATCGCTTACTTTGCCACTGAAGGAGTTCGAATTGCTGTATAAGCTTGCTGGAACACCTGGCCAAGTCTACACACGTGAGCAGTTGATCGATCAGATATGGGGTATTGATTACGCCGGAGATGATCGAACGGTAGACGTACATATCAAGCGCCTGCGCGAACGATTCGCGACGACACCTGATTTTCGGATTGAAACGGTGCGTGGGCTAGGATACAGACTTGAGGTTTATGAATGA
- a CDS encoding response regulator transcription factor: MTSILVVDDDPHIRELVGHFLQQEGLHVIEAVDGLDALRLLAEHKVDLVVLDIMMPGMDGWELCRQLRQQTDLPLLMLTAKGETSQIIKGFTLGTDDYLVKPFDPLVLVARVKALLKRYRIMTSQVILLGELVLRRDTYECKQGDQDIVLPRKEFELLFTLASYPGKTFTRDQLIEKIWGYDYEGDERTIDVHIKRLRERFPEEEHAFVIRTMRGLGYRLEVRQ, translated from the coding sequence TTGACAAGCATATTGGTCGTTGATGACGACCCGCATATCCGAGAGCTGGTAGGACACTTTTTACAGCAGGAGGGTTTGCACGTAATCGAGGCTGTTGATGGCCTGGATGCTCTGCGATTACTTGCCGAGCATAAGGTTGATCTGGTCGTTCTCGATATTATGATGCCAGGCATGGACGGATGGGAGCTGTGCCGTCAGTTACGGCAGCAGACAGATCTGCCGCTCCTGATGTTAACGGCAAAAGGGGAAACCTCGCAAATCATCAAAGGATTTACGCTTGGGACGGATGATTATCTGGTGAAGCCTTTTGATCCGCTGGTGCTGGTTGCACGTGTGAAAGCTTTATTGAAACGATACCGTATCATGACTTCACAAGTAATACTGCTAGGTGAACTTGTTCTGCGTCGTGATACGTATGAGTGCAAGCAGGGAGATCAGGATATCGTTTTGCCACGCAAGGAATTTGAACTACTGTTTACTCTTGCAAGTTATCCTGGCAAGACCTTTACCCGTGATCAGTTAATCGAAAAGATCTGGGGTTATGATTATGAAGGGGATGAGAGGACGATTGATGTGCATATCAAACGACTTCGTGAACGATTTCCGGAGGAAGAGCATGCTTTCGTCATTCGTACCATGCGAGGTTTGGGCTATCGTCTGGAGGTAAGGCAATGA
- a CDS encoding sensor histidine kinase, with product MIRSLYIRVVLTFLISVIAGTVISFFMSTWIFEDKLNENARINIRNFGQDVVQIYKTMPLDEAELFVSRMKQLDSYHIRIYDATGKLQTYGKLNGHKSAAVSMEQLKKVLNGGVVQDTPKGIATVLLGLPIKTEMGTKAMFLETLAPPSASFVVQFGLIFASCSLIAGSLLILIASVYLVRPIKKLTKATKRIAAGDFNVKLNITQKTEIGTLARSFEEMMHDLQQLEQMRREFVTNVSHEVQSPLTSISGYASALKQVNLSEHERNRYLDIIIAEAKRMSKMSDSLLKLSLLESQSQQLRLNTLSLDEQIRRVIVALQPQWSARNIHFELDLENVKVTADHDQLNQVWTNILGNSIKFSNDGGMIKVSIEEDIKNVTIRMSDTGIGIPLEDQKRIFERFFKADRSHSRKYDGSGMGLAIVKQIVSLHQGDIRVESESGQGTTFIITLPIHPPTDS from the coding sequence ATGATCAGATCATTATACATTCGTGTGGTGCTCACCTTTCTGATCTCTGTCATCGCTGGTACAGTTATTTCTTTTTTTATGTCAACCTGGATATTCGAAGATAAATTGAACGAAAATGCCCGAATTAACATACGCAACTTTGGCCAAGACGTAGTGCAGATATATAAGACGATGCCTCTGGATGAAGCAGAATTATTCGTTAGCAGAATGAAACAGCTTGATTCATATCATATTCGAATTTATGATGCAACGGGCAAACTCCAGACTTATGGGAAGCTTAATGGACATAAATCAGCTGCTGTATCGATGGAGCAACTCAAAAAAGTGTTAAATGGAGGGGTTGTTCAAGACACACCCAAGGGGATCGCTACCGTTCTTTTGGGGCTACCGATCAAGACGGAAATGGGCACAAAAGCGATGTTTTTGGAAACACTCGCACCGCCCTCCGCCTCTTTTGTAGTCCAGTTTGGCTTAATCTTTGCAAGCTGTTCGTTGATTGCAGGAAGTCTGCTGATTCTGATTGCTTCTGTATACCTGGTGAGACCAATCAAGAAATTGACCAAAGCGACCAAACGGATTGCAGCTGGAGATTTCAATGTCAAGCTGAACATCACGCAAAAGACTGAAATAGGTACGTTGGCTCGCAGTTTTGAAGAGATGATGCACGATCTGCAGCAGTTGGAGCAGATGCGCAGGGAATTCGTTACAAATGTTTCGCACGAGGTTCAGTCTCCGCTCACCTCGATATCCGGTTACGCTTCAGCACTGAAGCAAGTAAACCTCTCAGAACACGAGCGGAACCGTTATCTGGATATTATTATTGCTGAAGCCAAGCGAATGTCCAAAATGAGCGACAGCCTGCTCAAGCTGAGTTTGCTTGAATCACAGTCACAGCAACTTCGGCTCAATACCTTAAGTCTGGATGAACAGATCCGGCGGGTTATCGTGGCACTCCAGCCGCAATGGTCTGCGCGCAATATTCATTTCGAGCTTGATTTGGAGAACGTGAAGGTAACGGCTGATCACGATCAGTTAAATCAGGTATGGACGAACATCCTGGGAAACAGCATCAAGTTTTCCAATGATGGCGGTATGATTAAAGTCAGTATCGAAGAGGATATCAAAAATGTGACTATCCGAATGTCCGACACGGGCATCGGTATTCCCCTTGAAGACCAGAAGCGTATATTCGAGCGCTTTTTCAAGGCGGATCGTTCCCACAGTCGTAAATATGACGGCAGTGGTATGGGACTTGCTATCGTTAAACAGATCGTATCGCTTCATCAGGGTGACATCCGAGTGGAAAGTGAATCTGGTCAAGGGACGACCTTTATCATCACGTTACCCATCCATCCACCAACGGATAGTTAG
- a CDS encoding alpha/beta fold hydrolase has protein sequence MNVNQQAGKEVRTKSKTKKVLSILLKVLAAIILAILLFVATVYIVNKISSYSEQKRMEPYGQQVSVDGKNMNVFIQGEGEETIVLLPGFGTASPALDFKPLISELTPYYRVVVVEPFGYGLSDQTESERSTANIVSEIHEALQNLHIDRYILMGHSISGIYSLDYVNKYADEISAYIGLDTSVPAISEQKVEASEIVPIKWYRNLGFPRLQLKMSDDPYTGLPYDEQTKEQLNILIQKNMFNSTQLNEIVSMYSNFKAAEQLTFPVDLPVLFFVQKNHPAVDNWVPEHEKLIEDSARSEMVLLEANHYLYRSHAKEIAEKFRGFIGGIQ, from the coding sequence ATGAATGTGAATCAACAAGCAGGCAAAGAAGTGCGGACTAAGAGCAAAACAAAAAAAGTGTTAAGCATTTTGTTAAAAGTGCTTGCCGCAATCATTTTAGCAATTTTACTTTTTGTAGCTACCGTATATATCGTTAATAAAATCAGTAGTTATTCGGAGCAAAAAAGAATGGAGCCGTATGGTCAACAGGTATCCGTAGATGGGAAAAATATGAATGTGTTCATTCAAGGCGAAGGCGAGGAAACGATTGTGCTTCTGCCGGGTTTTGGAACAGCGTCACCTGCACTTGATTTTAAGCCACTTATCTCGGAGTTAACTCCATATTATAGAGTCGTCGTGGTGGAACCTTTTGGTTATGGATTAAGTGATCAGACCGAAAGTGAACGCAGTACGGCAAATATCGTCAGTGAAATTCATGAAGCGTTACAGAATCTACATATTGATCGGTATATCTTGATGGGTCATTCCATTTCGGGGATCTATAGTCTGGATTATGTGAACAAATATGCAGATGAAATAAGTGCATATATTGGGCTCGATACCAGTGTTCCAGCGATTAGTGAACAGAAGGTTGAAGCATCAGAAATTGTACCAATTAAATGGTACCGTAACTTGGGTTTCCCACGTTTGCAATTGAAAATGAGTGATGATCCATATACTGGGCTACCGTATGATGAACAAACCAAAGAACAATTGAACATTCTGATACAAAAGAACATGTTTAATTCAACCCAATTAAACGAGATTGTAAGCATGTATTCCAATTTTAAAGCAGCTGAACAGTTAACATTCCCTGTCGATCTCCCGGTTCTTTTCTTTGTTCAAAAGAATCATCCGGCAGTGGACAATTGGGTTCCCGAGCACGAGAAGTTAATAGAGGACTCTGCGCGTAGTGAAATGGTGCTGCTGGAAGCAAATCATTATTTATACCGTTCCCATGCCAAAGAAATCGCTGAAAAATTTAGGGGGTTTATAGGAGGAATTCAATAA
- a CDS encoding alpha/beta fold hydrolase encodes MTQPEEKKAKNGSRAKKVRNIILKILGAIVIAIILFLGIVYVTNVISTNSEAKKIEPYGQHVSVDGKNMNVLIQGDGKETIVLLPGYGTATPVLDFKLLIDQLSPYYKVVAVEPFGYGLSDETEKERTTENIVSEVHEALQQLDIHQYMLMGHSIAGIYGIDYVNKYPDEVTAFVGIDSSVSTQPSITDAKFPLKTFAFVRNTGLLRLIMKVSTDPYEGLAFDEQTVEQMKMISNKNMYNPTSLNEMDHIYSNFKGAQGLSFPKELPLLLFVQANNEGVEGWIPLHEGQIKDSVHGKVVAMDGSHYLHHTQFKKIAEDVRAFMAEAK; translated from the coding sequence GTGACACAACCAGAGGAAAAGAAAGCGAAGAATGGATCAAGGGCCAAGAAAGTACGAAACATTATACTTAAAATACTAGGAGCAATCGTAATCGCTATTATTCTGTTTCTAGGTATTGTTTATGTCACGAATGTGATCAGTACCAATTCAGAGGCGAAAAAAATAGAGCCTTACGGCCAGCACGTATCTGTAGACGGGAAAAATATGAATGTGCTCATTCAAGGTGATGGCAAGGAAACGATTGTGCTTCTGCCCGGTTACGGAACAGCAACACCAGTGCTTGATTTCAAGTTGCTTATTGATCAATTATCTCCATATTACAAAGTTGTGGCCGTTGAGCCATTCGGTTATGGATTAAGTGATGAAACTGAAAAAGAAAGAACCACCGAGAACATCGTAAGTGAAGTTCATGAAGCTCTGCAGCAACTTGATATTCATCAGTACATGCTCATGGGTCACTCTATTGCAGGCATCTACGGCATTGATTACGTGAACAAATATCCGGATGAGGTAACTGCTTTTGTCGGTATTGATAGCAGTGTATCCACCCAACCAAGTATTACAGATGCAAAGTTCCCATTAAAAACGTTTGCTTTTGTCAGAAATACAGGTCTCTTAAGATTAATAATGAAAGTGAGTACAGACCCTTATGAGGGACTTGCATTTGATGAACAGACAGTTGAGCAGATGAAAATGATCTCGAACAAAAACATGTACAATCCCACGTCATTAAACGAGATGGATCATATTTATTCCAATTTTAAAGGTGCTCAAGGTTTAAGCTTCCCTAAAGAACTTCCACTTCTTCTCTTTGTACAAGCGAATAATGAAGGGGTAGAGGGATGGATACCGCTGCATGAAGGTCAGATTAAAGATTCGGTCCATGGGAAAGTAGTTGCAATGGATGGTTCACATTATTTACATCACACTCAATTTAAAAAAATTGCTGAAGACGTTAGAGCTTTTATGGCCGAAGCAAAATAA
- a CDS encoding alpha/beta hydrolase family protein, with translation MRLFEILLVLSCFALLADLLFMKRSAKKTGLGIGIGSSVILVAHLLVEGYRWQLLLVYIMTALFIIIVLFRHSDKMIHLKIGKVLKYSLSSLIVILLVASTLLSVYLPVFDLPKPEGPEKVGTQTFHFTDQNRDEVLTEDQNEKRELMVQVWYPTENIHNNKRDTLFPNDKEMFKKYIQSFSASLKLPEFVLDYWKYSHSNSYENVEILPSASPYPVVLLSHGMGTSRVLQASQAENLASHGFIVVTIDHTYSTFATLFPDGRVTGYTTKMTTIDDRREVGDIWTKDVEFVIDQIEKLNSGAIESQFKGKIDVDNIGAMGHSFGGATAFNATYLDHRIKAGVNMDGSLNEVEDRDDINKPFMFIRSGNFEDWLANFEKDRNSDDEVTKFLSDELHIMKNVIEHGGNVIYIEGTQHFNFTDLQFYSELIKLSGITGEINGKRGSDIVNQYVLDFFNKQLKGTGGNLLQGPSDMYPEVKFVDPKEL, from the coding sequence ATGAGATTATTTGAGATACTTTTAGTTCTGTCCTGTTTTGCTTTACTCGCAGACTTACTGTTTATGAAAAGAAGTGCAAAAAAAACAGGCCTAGGTATAGGTATAGGAAGCAGTGTCATACTCGTAGCTCATTTATTGGTTGAGGGATACAGATGGCAGTTGCTTTTGGTATATATCATGACGGCGCTATTCATAATCATCGTTTTATTCAGGCATTCCGACAAGATGATCCATCTAAAAATAGGAAAGGTATTGAAGTATAGTTTATCTTCCCTAATCGTCATTCTGCTTGTTGCTTCTACCCTCTTGTCGGTATACTTACCTGTCTTTGATTTGCCGAAGCCGGAGGGTCCAGAGAAAGTGGGTACTCAGACCTTTCATTTTACAGATCAGAACAGAGATGAAGTCTTAACTGAAGATCAAAATGAGAAGAGGGAATTAATGGTTCAAGTATGGTATCCTACCGAGAATATTCATAACAACAAGCGTGACACGCTGTTTCCAAATGATAAAGAAATGTTCAAAAAATATATTCAGAGCTTCTCTGCTTCTTTGAAACTGCCCGAATTCGTGCTCGACTACTGGAAATATAGTCATAGCAACTCTTATGAAAATGTAGAAATATTACCTTCTGCTAGTCCTTATCCCGTGGTACTGCTATCTCATGGTATGGGAACCAGTAGAGTTCTACAAGCATCACAGGCGGAGAATCTGGCCAGTCATGGGTTTATTGTAGTGACAATCGATCATACGTACAGCACGTTTGCTACCCTTTTTCCGGATGGCCGTGTAACGGGTTATACAACAAAGATGACAACCATAGATGACCGCAGAGAAGTTGGCGATATATGGACAAAAGACGTGGAGTTTGTAATTGATCAAATTGAAAAGCTGAATTCAGGTGCAATTGAAAGTCAGTTTAAAGGAAAAATCGATGTAGATAACATCGGTGCGATGGGGCATTCTTTTGGGGGTGCAACGGCGTTTAATGCAACGTATTTAGATCATCGAATCAAGGCCGGGGTTAATATGGATGGGTCACTGAATGAAGTAGAAGATAGAGATGATATAAACAAGCCGTTTATGTTTATCAGATCGGGAAATTTTGAAGACTGGTTAGCCAATTTTGAAAAGGATAGAAATTCGGATGACGAAGTAACTAAATTTCTTTCAGATGAGCTGCACATTATGAAAAATGTTATTGAACATGGGGGAAATGTGATTTATATAGAAGGAACCCAGCACTTCAATTTCACGGATCTTCAATTTTATTCAGAACTGATTAAACTGTCCGGGATCACAGGAGAGATCAATGGTAAAAGAGGATCAGACATCGTAAATCAATATGTCCTCGATTTCTTTAATAAGCAGCTGAAAGGAACCGGTGGCAATCTGCTTCAGGGACCGAGCGACATGTATCCAGAGGTGAAATTTGTGGATCCGAAAGAACTCTAA